In Drosophila busckii strain San Diego stock center, stock number 13000-0081.31 chromosome 3R, ASM1175060v1, whole genome shotgun sequence, the sequence GAGCACAGCGTCGCGCTCTTTATACTCACCATCTTCACAGCGCTGAATGCCTGCACCAGCTCAGTGCTGTTTATGCCTTACATGGGACGCTTCAAGGAGCAGTATATGATTACCTACTTCATAGGCGAGGGACTCAGCGGACTGCTGCCCAGCGTTACAGCCTTGGTCCAGGGCATAGGCGAAACTGCACGCTGCGTGCAGGTGAATGTCACCGAGTCCGGCACGCCCATCTACGAGCAACAGAAAGTGCCGCCACTGTTCGACACAAAGATATTCTTTTTGATATTGTTTGGTCTAATGGTGGCCAGCTATATTGGCTACACGCTGCTCAATGCGCTGCCGCAGGCGCGTCGAGAATATGCCGAGGTGACGGTCAGCGATGGCAACAAGTATGTCTATGCCCAGGACGACAATCAGCcgcgcctgcagcagctgagtcGAGCGCAGTATgcagcgctgttgctgctgatgttctTCATCTCATTCTTTGCCAACGGCATCTTTGGCAGCATCCAATCCTATTCCAGTGCGCCTTATGGCACGCAGGCCTATCATCTGTCCGCCACGCTGAGTGTCATTGCCAATCCGCTGGCCTGTTTTATGGCCATGTTCTTGCATTTTACCTCGCTGCGCATTATCTACGCGCTgtcgacgctggcagcgctgctcacCAGCTACGTCTTTACCACCGCTGTGCTGAGTCCTTATCCGCCGCTCTATGATGAAACGTTAGGCATGGTGCTGGTAGTAAgtgcaagcaaataattttaatatatggtATTAAActattgctgtttgcttacaGGTCACTGCCTGGACGCTGCTCGTGGGCATTGTGAGCTACACCAAGCTGGGCATAACGACTGTGATGCGCGCGCAGGGCGGTCAATCCTTGGTGTGGGTGGGCGCCATCACACAGCTGGGCTCCGCCTTTGGGGCCGTTGCTATATTCTTTGCCATTAATTACACGCgttattttaatgcagcaactTCACAGTGCTGAAGCTaatggcttttattttaagttattattatttttacttgtaGTTTAgtataatatttgaaatttttttgtagttacaataataaaagcataagTCAAAACTTTTTTCGTAAACCTTGTGCGCATACTTGAGCAAtttgaaaacataaatttatatataaacatttactgCCCTTTGAAGCTACTACGCTGCTCGGCCTCACTGTCCACATCCCCCTCATAGCCGGAGAATGTGCGCGACGATGTGGGCGCAGCTAGAGGCTTTACCTCATTAACAGCGTTAGCCTCGCAGTTGCAACGACTATTAAAACATGAACTAAAATGTTCAGCCGGATTCTGTCCCTGCTCGGTGGCCTTATTAAAGGCCTGTATGCGTTCGCGTAAGCTGCgattggcgctgctgctggaaatgCTCAGTGGCATGCTGCATTGTGTGGCGCTACGTTGCGGCTCTGGCACATTATTTGTGCTAAACTGACTGATGAGCGACTCCACCTTCTCCAGTGAGTCCTTGGCACGCTTGAAGCTTATTAAGCTATCACGCAACGCTTGACTCTCTTTGAGACGCTCAAAGTCTGACAGCAGACCACGTATATCCATAACATCGCTCAAGCTCAAACGCGGACTGCCATCCCCCGTGTTTATGGTTATGTCCCTAAAGCCCTCAAACTCTTGTATTAAATGCCTAATTTTGGATGACTGCTGATCTGGGCCGCTTTTGGTAAAGGTCAGCATTTTGGATACCTCCTCAATTTcctttataatatttatggaTGTCTGAATCATTTCGCTGTGCTGCTTTACCGTTAGCTTTAGTCTCTCACGCAGATTctgcaaatatatacaaatatgttgTGTTGGTTCCTTATCCTTATTTTCCCCTATACTCAAATATGCTGGTTAGCTAGGtaattagttagttattaAGCGTTATTTACCTTGCTGCTCACTTGTGTTCTccatttagttagtttttaaaagaaattaccccaaatttttatttatattatattatgtcTGATTGTTATGTTATGTTCATAGCATCTGTATGAACTAACTGAATAATACACCTTAAAACTCGTAGATAACTAGATTACTtccaaatatacaaaaaaccTGCTActccaataaataaatactgaaCAGAAAGATTCTGTACGCTTCTGTTAAGCGCCTATGATACTGCATTTGAGTTTAGCGCACTTAACATTTGCAATTGCGTTAAAAATGTAACGTATAAtaatttggcaaattaaaatattaacgGAATTCAAATAAGTCTTGTAATGTTCGTGCGTAGTCACGCGTCCATCTCTATTGTCTATTGGACTCGTTGGGAACAGCTGTTTTACGCTGGGCCTCTcgtattttttgtgttttcattttgattgaaGCGTATTCCGATGATTAAACCAGTCGGAGAGCCGTTGAGAGGTCGTGAGAAAAACGCACTGGGGATTGTGCGCTGGAAAAACGCagatattaattttatttaaaacataaaagtgCACAATTATTGCAAGTTAATAAGTTGGTGAGCAGGCCGATGCAATaattacagcaacaaacacacaaaataagtGAAACAAACAC encodes:
- the LOC108604813 gene encoding solute carrier family 52, riboflavin transporter, member 3-A isoform X1; protein product: MSNCHNGLDGANNISQTSSGAVYGVLSTPNDTAETLTEFNTCATDENSELGAFIRTMEHGYGSVFRNRKLLVDVLAIFFGIGTWLGVNGTFIQLPLLVNEAPEGWSLPSYLSIMVQLGNLGPLLYTTIQKYSPWKLNDGYTIHGVLAVGSISCLLTAFFYNKTAVVAGQEHSVALFILTIFTALNACTSSVLFMPYMGRFKEQYMITYFIGEGLSGLLPSVTALVQGIGETARCVQVNVTESGTPIYEQQKVPPLFDTKIFFLILFGLMVASYIGYTLLNALPQARREYAEVTVSDGNKYVYAQDDNQPRLQQLSRAQYAALLLLMFFISFFANGIFGSIQSYSSAPYGTQAYHLSATLSVIANPLACFMAMFLHFTSLRIIYALSTLAALLTSYVFTTAVLSPYPPLYDETLGMVLVVTAWTLLVGIVSYTKLGITTVMRAQGGQSLVWVGAITQLGSAFGAVAIFFAINYTRYFNAATSQC
- the LOC108604813 gene encoding solute carrier family 52, riboflavin transporter, member 3-A isoform X2, giving the protein MEHGYGSVFRNRKLLVDVLAIFFGIGTWLGVNGTFIQLPLLVNEAPEGWSLPSYLSIMVQLGNLGPLLYTTIQKYSPWKLNDGYTIHGVLAVGSISCLLTAFFYNKTAVVAGQEHSVALFILTIFTALNACTSSVLFMPYMGRFKEQYMITYFIGEGLSGLLPSVTALVQGIGETARCVQVNVTESGTPIYEQQKVPPLFDTKIFFLILFGLMVASYIGYTLLNALPQARREYAEVTVSDGNKYVYAQDDNQPRLQQLSRAQYAALLLLMFFISFFANGIFGSIQSYSSAPYGTQAYHLSATLSVIANPLACFMAMFLHFTSLRIIYALSTLAALLTSYVFTTAVLSPYPPLYDETLGMVLVVTAWTLLVGIVSYTKLGITTVMRAQGGQSLVWVGAITQLGSAFGAVAIFFAINYTRYFNAATSQC
- the LOC108604815 gene encoding uncharacterized protein LOC108604815, yielding MENTSEQQGENKDKEPTQHICIYLQNLRERLKLTVKQHSEMIQTSINIIKEIEEVSKMLTFTKSGPDQQSSKIRHLIQEFEGFRDITINTGDGSPRLSLSDVMDIRGLLSDFERLKESQALRDSLISFKRAKDSLEKVESLISQFSTNNVPEPQRSATQCSMPLSISSSSANRSLRERIQAFNKATEQGQNPAEHFSSCFNSRCNCEANAVNEVKPLAAPTSSRTFSGYEGDVDSEAEQRSSFKGQ